A genomic segment from Candidatus Korarchaeum cryptofilum OPF8 encodes:
- the gcvPB gene encoding aminomethyl-transferring glycine dehydrogenase subunit GcvPB has protein sequence MSFSQARWVRGDNVLEPSLFEIGRAEGGTVVAEPEEELVSLLGGIERIIPGNLIRKELKLPGLSEPEVARHFNHLAQMNYGVDSGPYWLGSCTMKYTPKLVMRVADHQALRDMHPYSPEELTEGLLSILYELQEMLSKITGLPHYTLQPAAGAQGEFVGTLIIRKKISDLGERRDEMLIPETAHGSNFASAAMAGFRVVRIPPSEEGTIDMSALKASISERTAGIMITNPNTLGIFEDRMVEISELIHANGGYVYYDGANLNAIMGWVKLSDIGVDVAHLNIHKTFSAPHGGGGPGAGAVGVVDQLKDYLPVPIIVRDGERYKLSYDLPKSIGKVRMFYGNVGVLIKAWAYLKMLGSEGVRESAAISVLNANYVRKKLMNSGFEVPYGRNRPCKHEFVISLAKIKKETGVRALDFSKALIDEGLHPPTMYFPQIVQECLMIEPTESDSIAELDRYVGAMIKIKEKAYERPEEIINAPKRAAITRIDESFANKVLWLSWKIYEKSRGQEELNR, from the coding sequence ATGAGCTTCTCACAAGCCAGATGGGTGAGGGGGGATAACGTACTAGAGCCGAGCTTATTCGAGATAGGGAGAGCTGAAGGAGGTACCGTGGTAGCTGAGCCCGAGGAGGAGTTAGTATCGCTCCTGGGAGGGATAGAGAGGATAATACCTGGGAATCTAATTAGGAAGGAGTTAAAACTCCCTGGGCTCAGCGAACCGGAGGTGGCGAGGCACTTCAACCATCTGGCTCAGATGAATTATGGAGTCGACAGCGGGCCTTACTGGCTCGGATCATGCACCATGAAGTACACACCGAAGCTCGTGATGAGGGTGGCGGATCATCAGGCCTTGAGGGATATGCATCCCTACTCCCCGGAGGAGCTGACCGAGGGTCTGCTCAGCATACTCTATGAGTTACAGGAGATGCTCTCAAAGATAACTGGCCTCCCTCACTACACTTTACAGCCAGCCGCCGGTGCTCAAGGTGAATTTGTTGGAACCCTCATCATAAGGAAGAAGATCTCAGATCTAGGGGAGAGGAGAGATGAGATGCTAATCCCTGAGACAGCTCACGGATCCAATTTCGCTAGTGCAGCGATGGCAGGCTTCAGAGTAGTGAGGATACCCCCATCGGAGGAGGGGACTATCGATATGAGCGCATTAAAAGCTTCTATCTCCGAGAGGACTGCCGGGATAATGATAACGAACCCAAATACTTTAGGGATATTCGAGGATAGGATGGTTGAGATATCGGAGCTCATACATGCTAACGGGGGCTACGTATATTATGATGGGGCGAACTTGAATGCTATAATGGGATGGGTCAAGCTCTCCGATATTGGAGTTGATGTGGCTCACTTGAACATACATAAGACTTTCTCAGCCCCTCATGGAGGGGGAGGGCCAGGGGCTGGGGCCGTAGGTGTCGTGGACCAGTTAAAGGATTACCTGCCGGTTCCGATAATAGTGAGGGACGGCGAAAGATATAAGCTCAGTTACGATCTGCCTAAGAGCATCGGAAAGGTCAGGATGTTCTACGGAAACGTGGGGGTACTGATAAAGGCTTGGGCCTATCTAAAGATGCTGGGAAGCGAGGGAGTGAGGGAATCTGCAGCGATCTCTGTCCTGAATGCGAACTATGTCAGGAAGAAGCTCATGAATTCTGGATTTGAGGTCCCCTACGGTAGGAATAGACCCTGCAAACACGAGTTCGTGATCTCCTTAGCTAAAATAAAGAAGGAGACTGGAGTAAGGGCTTTAGATTTCTCGAAGGCCCTTATAGACGAGGGACTCCATCCTCCGACGATGTACTTCCCTCAGATAGTCCAGGAGTGCTTGATGATAGAGCCCACTGAGAGCGATAGCATCGCGGAGCTCGATAGGTACGTTGGGGCGATGATTAAGATAAAGGAGAAAGCTTATGAGAGGCCGGAGGAGATAATTAATGCACCTAAGAGGGCAGCTATAACTAGAATAGATGAGAGCTTCGCTAACAAAGTACTCTGGCTATCTTGGAAGATATATGAGAAGAGCAGAGGCCAGGAGGAGCTCAATAGATAG
- a CDS encoding nucleic acid-binding protein translates to MRIEAAQKVRIKELLAGEFEEVSIEGTRYFRLPWGSVSRVRIMGLVLDSTMKEDGSFATLELHDGTASIQVRAWEEDVNSLIDPDTGRIYEAGSMIDLIGRVKSWKDSIYLSPVLVMKVRDPNAILLRELEILRRELRLRGKPKLRNLKEDMKVIIRALKELGPLSAEEVADLLKGEVDDVRMLLDEMVASGLLYESGGKYGYIGQR, encoded by the coding sequence ATGCGTATAGAGGCAGCTCAGAAGGTGAGGATAAAGGAGCTACTCGCCGGCGAGTTCGAGGAGGTCTCGATAGAGGGTACTAGGTACTTCAGACTCCCTTGGGGGAGCGTATCGAGGGTAAGGATAATGGGGCTCGTGCTGGACTCAACTATGAAGGAGGATGGGTCCTTCGCTACGCTCGAACTGCATGACGGTACGGCATCCATACAAGTCAGGGCGTGGGAGGAGGACGTTAACTCACTCATAGATCCGGATACCGGACGCATTTACGAGGCGGGATCCATGATAGATTTGATAGGCAGAGTGAAGAGCTGGAAAGACTCCATATACTTATCCCCAGTGTTGGTCATGAAGGTACGGGATCCCAATGCCATCCTCCTGAGGGAGCTCGAGATACTGAGGAGGGAACTCAGGTTGAGAGGGAAACCAAAGCTCAGGAATTTAAAGGAAGATATGAAGGTCATAATAAGGGCGTTGAAGGAGCTAGGTCCCCTCTCAGCTGAGGAGGTAGCGGATCTCCTCAAGGGAGAGGTCGATGATGTGAGGATGTTGCTCGATGAGATGGTGGCATCAGGCTTATTATACGAGAGTGGAGGTAAATACGGTTACATCGGCCAAAGGTGA
- a CDS encoding helicase C-terminal domain-containing protein, with product MSPFQVCRIEDHFPYPTMRRGQAEFINAVLRSLKGGINVIEAPSGLGKTSGVLSAISCLSELEGAKFIYAVRTHSQVSRVMEECLKFPKVKMIALRGKGGLCINWKVRRIKNNFLMNMKCEELRKLGSCPYYPPKIREARRCHDPILLKGNYCPYYSSLGIINGYDAVVLCYPYLFEEELYSVLRGFNPDYLIIDEAHNLRRFWFSRIVATLELEKLERVLSSLCERWSDLMRSLQRSRMQSLEIPRNYLIYLLRECLSSSPKSFEHFSKWILSEVEGSKRIILEPPNLILLKEVDGSLEESLKRFKSVLLISGTWSEEVARGEVLEELNYERISLDRWGEVASFIVRDFTTRFEERSRLEFYRVASTLAELSEAVVGNMGIFTSSYEVLQGVLDAGFENMVEKPLFIERKDMDSHELSKMISEFKSMSSIGAILLGVQGGRSSEGEDFPGLQMTASIVLGLQLSKPNTLGRVQEILWRKYTRLEDPTLINACRSAIQAAARPVRAQDDIGFIAFVDRRFSYCLGMMPPWMRRGIKYVRLEDLVPSAQEFFNRRSPMKRVDVAEDMPSSSES from the coding sequence GTGAGCCCCTTCCAAGTGTGTAGGATAGAAGATCACTTCCCCTATCCTACGATGAGGAGGGGCCAAGCTGAGTTCATAAATGCCGTTTTGAGATCCCTTAAGGGAGGAATAAACGTTATTGAGGCCCCTAGTGGATTGGGGAAGACCTCAGGTGTTCTATCCGCTATAAGCTGCCTTTCCGAGCTCGAAGGAGCTAAATTCATATATGCTGTGAGGACGCACAGTCAAGTTAGTAGGGTGATGGAGGAGTGCCTCAAGTTCCCCAAGGTGAAGATGATCGCTCTGAGGGGGAAGGGGGGGCTCTGCATCAACTGGAAGGTTAGAAGGATCAAGAATAACTTTTTGATGAATATGAAATGTGAGGAGCTCAGGAAATTGGGAAGCTGCCCCTATTACCCACCTAAGATCAGAGAAGCGAGGAGGTGCCATGATCCCATCCTCCTGAAAGGAAATTACTGCCCATATTACTCATCTCTGGGGATAATCAATGGGTATGATGCAGTGGTCCTCTGCTACCCATACCTCTTCGAAGAAGAGCTTTACTCCGTGCTTAGGGGCTTCAATCCAGACTACCTGATAATAGATGAGGCCCACAACCTCAGGAGGTTCTGGTTCTCCCGTATCGTAGCTACTTTGGAGTTGGAGAAGCTTGAGAGAGTCCTGAGCTCATTATGCGAAAGATGGTCAGATTTAATGAGATCTCTTCAGAGATCTAGGATGCAGAGCTTGGAGATACCGAGAAATTATCTCATTTACCTTCTCAGGGAATGCCTATCATCCTCCCCTAAATCCTTCGAGCATTTCTCAAAGTGGATCCTGAGCGAAGTAGAAGGGTCTAAACGCATCATATTGGAACCGCCGAACCTGATCCTCCTCAAGGAAGTAGATGGGAGCCTGGAAGAGTCCCTAAAGAGGTTCAAATCCGTCCTCCTGATCTCAGGGACTTGGAGCGAGGAGGTAGCGAGAGGAGAGGTATTAGAGGAATTGAATTACGAGCGCATATCTTTGGATCGCTGGGGAGAAGTTGCATCATTCATAGTGAGGGACTTCACGACTAGGTTTGAGGAGAGGAGCAGGCTGGAGTTCTACAGGGTAGCATCTACTTTGGCTGAACTCTCTGAAGCTGTAGTCGGGAATATGGGTATATTTACCTCTTCATACGAGGTCCTTCAAGGCGTATTGGATGCCGGTTTTGAGAACATGGTTGAGAAACCCCTCTTCATTGAGAGGAAGGATATGGATTCTCATGAGCTATCCAAGATGATCTCGGAATTCAAGAGCATGTCCTCTATCGGGGCCATCCTACTCGGGGTCCAGGGAGGGAGGAGCAGCGAGGGGGAAGATTTTCCAGGGCTGCAGATGACAGCATCCATAGTTCTGGGCCTCCAGTTATCTAAGCCCAATACCTTAGGTAGAGTTCAGGAGATCTTATGGAGGAAGTACACGAGGCTGGAGGATCCTACCCTGATAAATGCATGTAGATCCGCCATTCAGGCGGCAGCTAGGCCGGTGAGAGCCCAAGATGATATAGGTTTCATAGCTTTCGTGGATAGGAGGTTCTCCTACTGCTTGGGCATGATGCCCCCTTGGATGAGGAGGGGAATTAAGTATGTGAGGCTCGAGGACTTAGTCCCTTCAGCTCAGGAATTCTTTAATAGGAGGTCTCCCATGAAGAGAGTGGATGTTGCTGAAGATATGCCCTCCTCAAGCGAAAGCTGA
- a CDS encoding ribbon-helix-helix domain-containing protein has product MVVVSFHIPNSLMKELERLVEEVGFTSKSEAIREAIRLLIREYKKKSAGGVAY; this is encoded by the coding sequence ATGGTGGTGGTTTCCTTCCATATACCCAACTCCCTGATGAAGGAGTTGGAGAGGCTGGTGGAGGAGGTCGGGTTTACGAGTAAGAGCGAGGCGATAAGGGAGGCTATAAGGCTTCTGATAAGGGAATATAAGAAGAAAAGCGCGGGAGGTGTCGCATATTGA
- the ftsZ gene encoding cell division protein FtsZ, giving the protein MIFAEESGSSQAKEMLDLFRRIFDGLPQNSGSEKVKVGKEEKINSSGSNRIISSDEFLKSARSVEIDDPDDEDSVTGNLVIVGVGGCGSNTIDNISKLGIRGIKLVAINTDKVHLDGINAPYKVLIGDSITHGLGAGGRPEVARACAEQDAHKISDALGNRPDLVFIAAGMGGGTGTGAAPVVAKIAKDKGAKIIAFVTLPFRTEGRHKYKLAQEGIRQLRKWADTVVLISNDKLLKLAGDRPLDEAFMIADMTLAVMVKGIAEIIRKRTMVNVDLNDIRTLMSVGGVAAVGIGESSDPKRRGEEAVKMALRNQLIEISPEGARGALVVVYGGKNMRLTEVHQITEIVASKMSSDAIIKIGADIDESLGDGVRVILLLTGIRSPDMLGPDVPLRTEPLTVSIDGKYDPVEALEEVLGSPYVL; this is encoded by the coding sequence TTGATTTTTGCGGAGGAATCTGGATCTTCTCAAGCTAAGGAAATGCTCGATCTGTTCAGAAGGATATTCGATGGCCTTCCCCAGAACTCCGGAAGCGAGAAGGTTAAAGTGGGCAAGGAGGAGAAGATTAACTCGAGTGGGAGCAATCGTATAATAAGCTCCGATGAATTCCTGAAATCAGCGAGATCCGTGGAGATAGATGATCCTGATGATGAGGATTCCGTCACGGGTAACTTAGTGATAGTGGGGGTGGGTGGCTGCGGTTCCAATACGATAGATAATATAAGTAAGCTGGGGATAAGGGGAATAAAACTTGTCGCGATAAATACAGATAAGGTCCATTTGGATGGTATAAATGCCCCCTACAAGGTGCTGATAGGGGACAGTATAACGCACGGTTTAGGGGCCGGGGGGAGGCCGGAGGTAGCGAGGGCCTGCGCTGAGCAGGATGCTCACAAGATATCTGATGCCCTAGGGAACAGACCGGATCTCGTGTTCATAGCGGCTGGTATGGGAGGAGGAACGGGAACGGGCGCAGCTCCAGTAGTCGCTAAGATAGCTAAGGACAAGGGAGCGAAGATAATAGCTTTCGTCACGCTCCCCTTCAGGACTGAGGGGAGGCATAAGTACAAGCTGGCTCAGGAGGGAATAAGACAGCTCAGGAAGTGGGCCGATACTGTTGTCCTCATCTCGAACGATAAGTTGCTGAAACTAGCCGGTGATAGGCCGCTCGATGAGGCATTCATGATAGCTGATATGACTTTGGCAGTCATGGTAAAAGGGATAGCTGAGATAATAAGGAAGAGGACTATGGTAAATGTCGATCTGAATGATATAAGGACCCTGATGTCCGTAGGAGGGGTAGCTGCTGTGGGCATAGGGGAATCATCGGACCCCAAGAGGAGGGGGGAGGAAGCCGTTAAAATGGCCCTGAGGAACCAGTTGATAGAGATATCGCCTGAAGGAGCTAGAGGAGCTCTTGTAGTAGTTTACGGTGGGAAGAACATGAGGCTCACTGAAGTGCATCAGATAACGGAGATTGTGGCCTCTAAGATGTCGAGCGATGCGATAATAAAGATAGGCGCGGACATAGATGAATCTCTAGGGGACGGTGTAAGGGTGATATTGCTCCTGACTGGCATAAGGTCCCCGGACATGCTGGGCCCCGACGTACCCTTAAGGACGGAGCCCCTCACCGTCTCAATAGATGGGAAGTACGATCCAGTGGAGGCCCTAGAGGAGGTCCTAGGGAGCCCATATGTCCTCTGA
- a CDS encoding translation initiation factor eIF-1A — MSKRKEDREEVERSLDAEMEELLPADELEIFGRVLEPLGKGHFRVECIDNLIRICRVRGKLRGRRAWIKRGDIVLISLWPFQRTKGDIVVRYDRQQVEWLIEKGYIPRDWATLEEG, encoded by the coding sequence TTGTCGAAGAGAAAGGAGGACAGGGAAGAGGTAGAGAGATCCCTGGATGCCGAGATGGAGGAACTTTTACCGGCTGATGAGCTTGAGATATTCGGAAGAGTACTGGAGCCCCTAGGGAAGGGGCACTTCAGGGTAGAGTGCATAGATAATTTGATAAGGATATGCAGGGTCAGGGGCAAGCTCAGGGGGAGGAGGGCGTGGATCAAGAGGGGGGACATAGTGCTCATATCCCTCTGGCCTTTTCAGAGGACTAAGGGAGATATAGTGGTGAGATACGATAGGCAGCAGGTGGAGTGGTTGATAGAGAAGGGCTACATACCAAGAGACTGGGCGACCTTGGAGGAGGGCTAA
- the gcvPA gene encoding aminomethyl-transferring glycine dehydrogenase subunit GcvPA, which yields MIAHLSPNSSDPIKRAMLDFLGMRSLEELYSDVPEEILLKSPPEIGKRNDHIEIESIIDSKLSKKVRLIFTGGGMADHYIPPLVDELASRQEFYTSYTPYQPEFSQGVLQALFEYQSLMAELLGMDVVNASLYDFGSALGEAGRFSIRVTRRKKIVIASNVHPERKLVLRTYLDPVGAEIIEAPMDEARGTVDLGGLEKLVDDSVAMVYIELPNFYGILEERAEDIINIAHSKGALAAIGIDPILAAIIRPPGDLGADLVIGEGQHLGSPMSFGGPSLGIFAVRMDMRLVRQLPGRLIGMTKSFDGQRGYCMVLQTREQHIRREEATSNITTSSSLMAIRAAIYLALLGPGGLRKLAEKILYNTAYLKERISKIKGFKIPFTGINFKELAVSSSIPWERINSKLLSNGILGGFVVSGLFPEMDRGKNIALFSTTEKHGKAEIDMLVDLMGEVGE from the coding sequence ATGATAGCGCACCTCTCACCTAACTCTAGTGATCCTATCAAGAGGGCTATGTTGGATTTTCTTGGGATGAGGAGTTTGGAGGAACTATATTCAGACGTTCCAGAGGAGATTCTTCTCAAATCCCCTCCAGAAATAGGGAAAAGGAACGATCATATCGAGATAGAATCTATAATAGATTCGAAGCTCTCGAAGAAGGTGAGGCTCATATTCACGGGAGGAGGGATGGCTGATCACTACATCCCCCCTCTGGTGGATGAACTAGCATCCAGACAGGAGTTCTACACATCTTATACACCTTATCAGCCGGAGTTCTCTCAGGGAGTCCTTCAAGCTCTCTTCGAGTATCAATCACTGATGGCCGAGCTCCTTGGGATGGATGTGGTCAACGCCTCCCTCTACGATTTCGGATCAGCGTTAGGAGAAGCGGGTAGATTCTCGATAAGGGTCACGAGGAGGAAGAAGATAGTGATCGCATCGAACGTGCATCCCGAGAGGAAACTCGTCCTGAGGACTTACTTAGATCCGGTTGGTGCTGAGATAATAGAAGCACCGATGGATGAGGCCAGAGGGACAGTCGACCTAGGGGGCTTGGAGAAGTTAGTAGATGACTCGGTGGCAATGGTTTACATCGAGCTCCCCAACTTCTACGGGATCTTAGAGGAGAGAGCTGAAGATATCATTAACATAGCTCACTCTAAGGGAGCTCTCGCAGCTATTGGAATAGATCCGATCCTAGCTGCGATAATAAGGCCTCCTGGAGACCTAGGCGCGGACCTCGTCATAGGTGAGGGCCAGCACCTCGGCAGCCCTATGAGTTTCGGCGGCCCCTCCCTCGGCATATTCGCCGTTAGGATGGACATGAGGCTCGTGAGACAGCTTCCGGGTAGGTTGATAGGGATGACTAAGTCTTTTGACGGGCAAAGGGGATACTGTATGGTCCTTCAAACGAGGGAGCAGCATATAAGGAGGGAGGAGGCCACTTCAAACATAACGACGAGCTCATCGCTCATGGCAATAAGGGCAGCCATATACCTAGCCCTGCTCGGCCCTGGTGGATTGAGGAAGCTCGCTGAGAAGATATTATACAATACTGCTTACCTAAAGGAGAGGATATCGAAAATAAAAGGTTTTAAGATTCCATTCACTGGAATAAACTTCAAGGAGCTTGCCGTTAGCTCCTCAATCCCATGGGAGAGGATAAACAGTAAACTGCTCTCGAACGGGATACTAGGGGGTTTCGTGGTCTCGGGGCTCTTCCCTGAGATGGATAGGGGGAAGAACATAGCCCTATTCTCGACGACGGAGAAGCATGGGAAGGCGGAAATAGATATGCTCGTCGATCTGATGGGAGAGGTGGGAGAATGA
- a CDS encoding MraY family glycosyltransferase produces MLAEMAVAASLAALSSELLHRTMIPRYVRRGLLSEDVHKPGRPRVPEPLGPAVYLPFLIASLLFYALTGEIAAIAVASSSGLAFLIGLLDDISPLGPKTKPLLLIMPAIILIAVYQVTPRPYLPIVGRARLYYVYWPIMLALFTVFSNAVNMMDSLNGMMPLSVYASTLPLIPVLISLGRLDALASLLMLHSSLLPYCIRNKYPAKVFGGDSNSLFIGSALASISVISNTEAIFGIALIPFLVSGFSIIASVGGFKERRQIERRPVILNEGMIRANPDPRAPISLIAIITSDKWKKEADIVREAATLSLISGILASLTFFLLTPH; encoded by the coding sequence ATGTTAGCTGAGATGGCGGTAGCGGCATCCCTCGCTGCACTATCATCGGAGCTGCTGCACAGGACAATGATACCCCGCTACGTAAGGAGGGGATTGCTCTCCGAAGATGTCCACAAGCCTGGGAGGCCCAGGGTTCCTGAGCCCCTCGGTCCCGCTGTCTACCTACCATTCTTAATAGCATCTCTCCTCTTCTACGCTCTCACAGGGGAGATCGCAGCCATAGCTGTAGCTTCATCATCAGGTCTGGCCTTCCTAATAGGATTATTAGATGACATCTCCCCATTGGGTCCTAAGACAAAACCCCTACTCCTAATAATGCCAGCAATAATCCTCATAGCGGTGTATCAAGTCACTCCAAGGCCTTATCTCCCTATAGTAGGAAGGGCTAGACTCTACTACGTTTACTGGCCAATAATGTTAGCTCTATTCACAGTATTCTCAAATGCCGTTAATATGATGGATTCTCTGAACGGTATGATGCCCCTCTCAGTATATGCCTCCACGTTACCTCTTATACCAGTCCTAATCTCCTTGGGGAGACTAGATGCTCTCGCTTCGCTCCTGATGCTTCACTCCTCCCTCCTCCCCTACTGCATCAGGAACAAATATCCAGCTAAGGTATTTGGGGGGGATTCGAACTCCTTGTTCATAGGATCAGCGTTAGCTTCTATATCAGTGATCTCGAACACCGAAGCGATCTTCGGGATAGCCTTGATCCCCTTCCTGGTTTCAGGCTTCTCCATAATAGCATCTGTGGGCGGGTTTAAGGAGAGGAGGCAGATCGAGAGGAGGCCCGTAATCCTGAATGAAGGGATGATAAGGGCAAATCCAGATCCGAGGGCTCCTATATCACTCATAGCGATAATAACGAGCGATAAATGGAAGAAGGAAGCTGATATAGTGAGGGAAGCTGCAACTCTCTCCCTGATATCAGGTATCCTCGCCTCCCTCACGTTCTTCCTACTGACACCTCATTGA
- a CDS encoding translation initiation factor IF-2 subunit beta produces the protein MSTREEYIQMLKEARSRIPVLVTSGERFVPPRAVIAIEGRQTHIVNFKEIATALNRDPKMIARFLSKELGSPYFLTEGDRKLILSRRIDPKQVENRLDKFIKMYVICSHCGRPDTTIVKVKKAWILRCQACGAETPIPKL, from the coding sequence ATGTCCACGAGGGAAGAGTACATCCAGATGCTGAAGGAGGCCAGGAGCAGGATTCCCGTACTCGTAACGAGCGGGGAGAGGTTCGTACCGCCCAGAGCGGTGATAGCGATAGAGGGGAGGCAGACTCATATAGTCAATTTCAAGGAGATAGCTACGGCCCTGAACAGGGACCCGAAGATGATAGCGAGGTTCCTCTCGAAGGAACTCGGATCACCCTACTTCCTGACTGAGGGCGATAGGAAGCTGATACTCAGCAGGAGAATAGATCCGAAGCAGGTTGAGAATAGACTGGATAAGTTCATCAAGATGTACGTGATATGCTCGCACTGCGGGAGGCCTGATACAACCATAGTTAAGGTGAAGAAGGCTTGGATACTCAGGTGCCAGGCCTGCGGAGCTGAAACCCCAATCCCAAAGCTGTGA
- a CDS encoding MraY family glycosyltransferase yields the protein MIVALIIALASALAAYLATGRWIRISEERGIVSRDLHKPYEANAAKIGGIPVALTFIVDSSILSIFMDVPKPLLIFPIFFSSIGLLDDLVSLRNSEKIILSGLPFLFLSWLFPSFDPFSPILTQPLTLFLIGTYYVNSTNTYAGFNGLEAGVSLIISSTISLILLMNGDYGGFLYLFSLSLLLFSFLLYNWYPARAFPGNMLTFMCGGTIGAASFLYGHYWPLVILSIPQGLDFLLKLLSWRRTSEKVPARVSGDGTLIPPPNLSLPSLLMRLGVRREPQLVIALLSIELLLASALLIYLPR from the coding sequence ATGATCGTGGCATTGATTATAGCCTTGGCATCGGCCTTAGCAGCTTACCTAGCAACTGGAAGGTGGATAAGGATATCTGAGGAGAGAGGGATAGTCTCCAGAGATCTCCATAAGCCCTATGAAGCAAATGCAGCCAAAATTGGAGGAATTCCTGTAGCATTGACATTCATAGTGGATTCATCCATCCTCTCCATCTTCATGGATGTTCCGAAACCCCTCTTAATTTTCCCAATATTCTTCTCATCGATCGGCCTCCTCGATGACCTAGTGAGCCTGAGGAATTCTGAGAAGATAATACTATCCGGATTGCCCTTCTTGTTCCTCTCATGGCTCTTCCCAAGCTTCGATCCATTCAGCCCAATACTCACGCAACCGCTGACTCTCTTCCTTATAGGGACCTACTACGTCAACTCAACTAATACTTACGCGGGCTTCAACGGGCTCGAGGCCGGAGTCTCCCTCATAATATCCTCCACCATAAGCCTCATACTCCTCATGAATGGGGATTACGGGGGCTTCCTCTACCTCTTCTCCCTCTCCCTCCTCCTCTTCTCATTTCTCCTATACAATTGGTATCCCGCGAGGGCTTTCCCTGGAAACATGCTCACTTTCATGTGCGGAGGAACTATAGGCGCCGCATCCTTCCTTTATGGTCACTACTGGCCCCTAGTAATACTCTCAATACCTCAGGGTCTGGACTTCCTACTGAAGCTCCTCAGCTGGAGGAGGACCAGCGAGAAAGTACCTGCTAGAGTCTCAGGAGATGGCACTCTGATACCGCCGCCCAACCTCTCCCTCCCCTCCCTACTCATGAGATTGGGGGTGAGGAGGGAGCCTCAGCTCGTGATCGCACTTCTATCTATTGAGCTCCTCCTGGCCTCTGCTCTTCTCATATATCTTCCAAGATAG
- a CDS encoding serine protein kinase RIO, which yields MSYEDIEERIERALEKGEKRVKDEEYYEVKQLVFDERTVRNLLKLFNKGVIDDLTWIVSSGKESVVLAGRGGGIELAVKIHRVYTANFKKYLDYMDHRFPIVRDKEKLIYLWAKKEFRNLKRMSEGGIRVPRPIDVAGNIVVMEFIGEDAAPAPLLKDIEELGSPRELRDAILEDVRKCYVKAGLVHGDLSEYNIIYWKDSHWIIDVSQAVVTEHPMSYSLLIRDLERVIMFFKRRYGIDSTDPRELADEIVKERGSRFEGDKDTDT from the coding sequence TTGAGTTACGAGGATATTGAGGAGAGGATAGAGAGAGCCCTGGAGAAGGGAGAGAAGAGAGTAAAGGATGAGGAGTATTATGAGGTTAAGCAGCTGGTTTTCGATGAGAGGACCGTTAGGAACCTCCTAAAGTTATTTAACAAGGGAGTGATCGATGATCTAACTTGGATCGTGAGCTCGGGCAAGGAGTCCGTCGTTCTAGCTGGGAGAGGGGGAGGGATCGAGCTCGCCGTTAAGATACACAGAGTCTATACAGCAAATTTCAAGAAGTACCTGGATTATATGGATCATAGATTTCCGATTGTCAGGGATAAAGAGAAATTAATCTATCTATGGGCGAAGAAGGAATTCAGAAATTTAAAGAGAATGTCGGAAGGGGGGATCAGGGTCCCCAGACCCATAGATGTGGCCGGCAATATAGTGGTCATGGAGTTCATAGGGGAGGATGCAGCACCGGCCCCCCTGCTCAAGGACATCGAGGAACTGGGGAGCCCTAGAGAGCTGAGGGACGCTATACTGGAGGATGTGAGAAAATGTTATGTGAAAGCAGGGCTAGTCCACGGAGACCTCAGCGAATACAACATAATTTACTGGAAAGACTCGCATTGGATTATAGATGTTTCCCAGGCAGTCGTAACGGAGCACCCCATGTCTTATTCCCTCCTCATAAGGGACTTGGAGAGGGTGATAATGTTCTTTAAGAGGAGGTATGGGATAGATTCGACTGATCCCAGGGAACTCGCTGATGAGATAGTGAAGGAGAGGGGATCCCGGTTTGAAGGAGATAAGGATACTGATACCTAA